The Arthrobacter zhaoxinii sequence CTTGTCTCCGCCCGGTCCCGGGCGGCCGGACGGGGTCTGGCCAATGCCTCCTTTACCGCCGGCAATGTCTACGACCTCGACTTCCCGGACGAAACCTTCGACATTGTCCACGCCCACCAGGTGCTCCAGCACCTGATGGATCCGGTGGCCGCGCTGCGGGAAATGCGCCGGGTTGCCAGGCCGGGCGGGCTGGTGGCGGTGCGCGACGCCGATTTCTCCGGCATGATCTGGCATCCGCCCACGCCGGAGCTGGCTCAATGGATGGCGGTCTACCAGGAGATAGCCCGCGGGAATTCCGCCGAGCCCGATGCCGGCAGGCACCTGCTCGGATGGGCACTCGAGGCCGGCTTCACCGACATCGCCCCGTCCTCGTCCAACTGGCTCTACGCAGCGCCGGAAGAGCGGCGCCGGCACGCGGACTCCTGGTCCGAACGCGTACTGCACTCCGCCTTCGCCGAACAGGCGCAGGAGCGCGGGCTGGCGGACCGGCAGCTGCTGGAACGGCTTGCCGCGGGCTGGAAGGAGTGGGCCGCAGCCCCGGACGGCTGGTTCCTGATTCCCTGCGGGGAGCTGCTTCTTCGGGCCTGACCCTTTCTGGCTAGGGTTAAGGAATGTTCCGAATCCTGACCGCGTGTACGGGCGGCATCCCCGATGCCCGCTAAACCCGGCGCGCCCCTGCTCATTGCGGTGGACGGCTTCTCCGGCGCCGGCAAAACGACCCTGGCCACCGGGATTGCCGCTGCCCTGGCCCGCTGCGGCTCCGTGCGGCTGTTCCATCTGGAGGACGTCTATCCCGGCTGGGACGGACTGGAATCGGGAATGACCTACTACCGCGAGGAGATCCTGCGGCCGCTCGCCGAAGGACGCTCCGCCCGGTGGCAGGCCTGGGACTGGAACGCCGGCCGCTGCGGCCGCTGGCACACCACGGAACCTGCCGACGTCGTGGTCTTCGAAGGCGTAGGTGCCGCGCACCGCGGGGCCCGTGCCCTGCTGGACACCACGGTCTGGGTGGAGGGTGAGGAAAACGTCCGGCGCCGCTGCGCGCTGGACCGTGACGGGGGAACCTACGCACCGCACTGGGAGCGCTGGGCGGCGCAGGAACGCCGCTGGGCTGCCGACGACGACGCCGCCTCCGCCGCGGATCTCACCGTGCGTCTGGTGGGTCCGGGGACAGACGCCGCGGCCGCACTGAAGACCGTCCTGGCGCGGCTGCAGCCCGAACGGCCGCCGACGGATGTGCGGGCTGAGTAAGGAAACCTACTGCAGGGTCGCGGTCAGCCGGGCCACGTTGTCGATGTACCGCTGCCACACCGGCCGGCCCACCCAGTTCTCCAGGATGAGTTCCTTGGACAGCGCCCGGTAGGTGTCTTCGATGCGGCGCATCTGCTCGACGATGGTGCCGTCAAACATCATGACCGACACTTCCAGGTTCAGCGAGAAGGAGCGCATGTCCATGTTGCTGGACCCGAGGACGGCCACCTCGTTGTCGATGGTGAAGTGCTTGGCGTGCAGCACCAGCGGCTTGGGGTACTGGTAGATCCGGACTCCGGCCCGCAGCAGCGCCTCGTAGTAGGAGCGCTGCGCGTGGTCCACCAGGAACTGGTCCCCTTTTTCGGACACAAACAGTTCCACTTCGACCCCGCGCTGCGCCGCCGTCGTGACGGCATAGAGCAGGGTGTCATCAGGGACGAAGTACGGGCTGGTGATGGAGATGCGGTCGCTGGCCGAGTAGATAAGGGAGGCGAAGAGGCGCAGGTTGTTTTCGGTGCTGAACCCGGGACCGCTGGGCACCACCTGGCAGGTCACGTTGCCCGGATCGAAGGACCAGTCGTACAGGTTCAGTTCCCGTTCCAGGTTTTCGTCCGTCTCCGCGTTCCAGTCGGTGGCGAAAACAACGTTGAGTTCATCCACCACCGCTCCTTCCACCCGGGCCATCAGCTCCACCCATTTCCGGCCCGACCGGCGGTTCCGTCGTTTGTTGTACCCCGGCTCCACCAGGTTCTGCGAACCGGTGAAGCCGACTGCTCCGTCCACCACCAGGATCTTGCGGTGGTTGCGCAGGTCCGGCCGGCGCCAGCGCCCGCGGAAGGGATTGACCGGCAGCATCCGACGCCACTGGATGTCGCTGCCGCGCAGTTCGGCCAGCAGCTTCCGGTAGCCGGGGATGCGGATCGTGCCGATGTGGTCAAACAGGAGCCGGACCGTGACGCCGCGTCCGGCTGCGTCACTCAGGGCACGGAAGAAGTCCCGGGTGACGGCGTCGTAGCCCATGATGTAAAACTCCACGTGGACGTACCGTTTGGCGCTCTTCACCGCCTCGGTCATCTCTGAAATGGACTCGGTGTAGTCCCGCTGCAGGTCAACCTTGTTGCCGT is a genomic window containing:
- a CDS encoding methyltransferase domain-containing protein yields the protein MASETYSHGHHRSVVDAHAVRTAQDCAAYLLPELTSGMSVLDVGCGPGSITADFAALVAPGPVVGLDSSEDVLVSARSRAAGRGLANASFTAGNVYDLDFPDETFDIVHAHQVLQHLMDPVAALREMRRVARPGGLVAVRDADFSGMIWHPPTPELAQWMAVYQEIARGNSAEPDAGRHLLGWALEAGFTDIAPSSSNWLYAAPEERRRHADSWSERVLHSAFAEQAQERGLADRQLLERLAAGWKEWAAAPDGWFLIPCGELLLRA
- a CDS encoding nucleoside/nucleotide kinase family protein — protein: MPAKPGAPLLIAVDGFSGAGKTTLATGIAAALARCGSVRLFHLEDVYPGWDGLESGMTYYREEILRPLAEGRSARWQAWDWNAGRCGRWHTTEPADVVVFEGVGAAHRGARALLDTTVWVEGEENVRRRCALDRDGGTYAPHWERWAAQERRWAADDDAASAADLTVRLVGPGTDAAAALKTVLARLQPERPPTDVRAE
- the cls gene encoding cardiolipin synthase, with protein sequence MWWSLTGFDLSGWTAVVLTTVDYAIRIIALGVVPGNRRPTTAMAWLLCIFFLPIPGIILFSFFGNSRLSEHRVKRQAEISRLVRENTNELEAEGTNYDGPEWVLNAAQLNRRLGSFPTMDGNKVDLQRDYTESISEMTEAVKSAKRYVHVEFYIMGYDAVTRDFFRALSDAAGRGVTVRLLFDHIGTIRIPGYRKLLAELRGSDIQWRRMLPVNPFRGRWRRPDLRNHRKILVVDGAVGFTGSQNLVEPGYNKRRNRRSGRKWVELMARVEGAVVDELNVVFATDWNAETDENLERELNLYDWSFDPGNVTCQVVPSGPGFSTENNLRLFASLIYSASDRISITSPYFVPDDTLLYAVTTAAQRGVEVELFVSEKGDQFLVDHAQRSYYEALLRAGVRIYQYPKPLVLHAKHFTIDNEVAVLGSSNMDMRSFSLNLEVSVMMFDGTIVEQMRRIEDTYRALSKELILENWVGRPVWQRYIDNVARLTATLQ